Proteins found in one Paenibacillus borealis genomic segment:
- a CDS encoding ACT domain-containing protein yields MKGIITVLGKDKVGIIAKVCTYLAEHNLNILDISQTIVQDYFNMMMIVDISTPAKSFEEIVEDLQHVGEDIGVEIKLQHEDIFNIMHRI; encoded by the coding sequence TTGAAGGGGATTATTACGGTACTGGGAAAAGACAAAGTAGGGATTATTGCCAAAGTATGTACATACCTCGCAGAACACAATCTGAATATTCTGGATATTTCCCAGACGATTGTGCAGGACTATTTCAATATGATGATGATTGTGGACATTTCCACACCCGCTAAGTCCTTTGAGGAAATCGTAGAGGATCTGCAGCATGTCGGTGAAGACATCGGTGTGGAAATCAAGCTTCAGCATGAAGATATCTTCAATATTATGCACCGGATCTAG
- a CDS encoding response regulator — translation MQKILIVDDEDVLRMLIEDTLEDLEDVEIRTAENGAEALTRLSSDRYDLVILDYMMPEMTGIEVLGELDEELKSTTPIMMLTAKAQEMDRNRAREAGARFFMPKPFSPMELLQIVEGILSEKP, via the coding sequence ATGCAAAAAATTCTGATTGTGGACGACGAAGATGTGCTGCGCATGCTGATTGAAGATACGCTGGAGGATCTGGAGGATGTGGAGATTCGTACTGCCGAGAATGGAGCCGAGGCGCTCACGCGTCTGTCCTCAGACCGCTACGATCTCGTGATTCTGGATTATATGATGCCGGAGATGACCGGAATTGAAGTGCTCGGTGAGCTGGATGAAGAGCTGAAGAGTACGACTCCGATTATGATGCTGACAGCCAAAGCACAGGAAATGGACCGCAATAGAGCGAGGGAAGCCGGAGCACGTTTTTTCATGCCTAAGCCGTTCAGCCCGATGGAGCTGCTGCAGATCGTGGAGGGCATCCTTAGTGAGAAACCATAA
- a CDS encoding GGDEF domain-containing response regulator produces MTTRKYKELVEQRTRQTLQKWSEQPTVEERDIYRFLHNLKGTSGTVGLDAVEAFSGNSLLYFSDDNLRSWTEAEWGDYLYPLLELFDEPEITGAVPPQVPGIALSHGSIHQQYEILIIDDDVELVAFLRESLEKQSYYVSIALSAERGFKIFYESKPDLILLDILLPDRSGIDVLNQIIGKAKKERIPIMIISGEHSKDIQKYAYSLGVMDYIQKPVDIGLFLVLIKNRFELKKEWQKSIIVDELTGAFNRKYFNQTMKQLTSDFRRTSRTFSLALLDLDHFKHVNDTYGHLVGDEVLQTFSELVRQSIRVEDTFCRYGGEEFALFMPNTSAESALLVIERIQEKFASREFLAKRESFHVSFSCGITEISEQQQETDKLIDEADQALYSSKYSGRNQTTLYSEGLLTGRRETILNVIIVDDDPLIRRIISGNFAAWKPGNMAEVKVNSFADGALFLNSEWYVPEEKYIILLDGVMPGLDGLEVLEKIRSNYPEVNILVIMLTGRTDQRDIIHALQMGADDYVIKPFYLPELLTRIERLAHRFLF; encoded by the coding sequence ATGACGACGAGAAAATATAAAGAGCTGGTTGAACAGCGCACCAGACAAACTTTGCAGAAGTGGTCGGAACAGCCAACAGTTGAGGAAAGGGATATCTACCGCTTTTTGCATAATTTAAAAGGCACCTCCGGTACAGTGGGCCTTGACGCGGTGGAGGCATTCTCCGGCAACTCTCTGCTCTATTTCTCGGATGATAACCTTAGAAGCTGGACGGAAGCCGAGTGGGGAGATTATTTATATCCGCTGCTGGAGCTGTTTGATGAGCCTGAAATTACAGGGGCAGTGCCTCCCCAGGTTCCGGGAATTGCGTTGTCCCATGGCAGCATCCATCAGCAATACGAGATTCTGATTATTGACGATGATGTGGAGCTGGTGGCCTTTCTGCGGGAGTCGCTGGAGAAGCAGTCCTATTATGTAAGCATCGCCTTGTCCGCCGAACGCGGATTTAAGATTTTTTATGAGTCTAAGCCGGATTTAATTCTGCTGGATATCCTGCTGCCGGACCGCAGCGGAATCGATGTGCTCAACCAGATTATCGGCAAAGCCAAGAAAGAGCGGATTCCGATCATGATCATCAGCGGGGAGCATTCCAAGGACATCCAGAAATATGCCTATTCGCTCGGTGTGATGGATTACATCCAGAAGCCGGTGGATATCGGCCTGTTCCTGGTACTGATCAAGAACCGGTTTGAACTGAAAAAAGAATGGCAGAAGTCCATTATTGTAGATGAGCTGACGGGTGCTTTTAACCGTAAATATTTCAATCAGACGATGAAACAGCTGACATCAGACTTCAGACGGACGAGCCGGACGTTCTCTCTTGCGCTGCTGGATCTCGATCACTTCAAGCATGTCAACGATACTTATGGTCATCTGGTGGGCGATGAGGTGCTGCAGACCTTTTCGGAGCTGGTGAGACAATCGATTCGTGTTGAGGATACGTTCTGCCGGTATGGCGGAGAAGAATTTGCCCTGTTTATGCCTAATACCTCTGCGGAATCAGCACTGCTGGTTATTGAACGGATTCAGGAGAAATTTGCCTCCAGGGAATTCCTGGCCAAACGGGAGAGCTTCCATGTATCCTTCTCCTGCGGCATTACAGAGATAAGCGAACAGCAGCAGGAGACCGATAAACTAATAGACGAGGCAGACCAGGCTTTGTATTCCAGCAAATACAGCGGACGAAACCAGACAACTCTGTATAGCGAAGGACTGTTAACGGGCCGGCGGGAAACGATACTCAATGTGATTATTGTTGACGATGATCCGCTCATCCGCAGAATTATTAGCGGTAATTTCGCCGCCTGGAAGCCGGGTAATATGGCTGAGGTTAAGGTGAACAGTTTCGCCGACGGTGCGCTTTTCCTGAATTCGGAGTGGTATGTTCCCGAGGAGAAGTACATTATCCTGCTGGACGGGGTGATGCCCGGCCTCGATGGGCTTGAGGTTCTGGAGAAGATACGCAGCAACTACCCCGAGGTGAATATACTCGTGATTATGCTGACGGGCCGCACTGATCAGCGTGATATAATTCATGCCCTGCAAATGGGTGCGGATGATTATGTAATTAAACCGTTCTATCTGCCGGAGCTGCTGACACGGATTGAGCGGCTGGCCCACAGATTTCTGTTCTAA
- a CDS encoding MarR family winged helix-turn-helix transcriptional regulator, whose product MTLNKEPIGKLISHLHRQNQKILAKELLPYGIGSGGQHSFLKLILSHPGITQDQMTNEIRCDKATTARSVKHLEASGYIERRTDPRDRRSSLLYPTAKALEFAPVFQSLLNDFNRKLSADLTGEEIDTLITLLHKVTRNSDQLNGQN is encoded by the coding sequence TTGACTTTAAACAAAGAACCGATCGGCAAGCTGATCTCCCATCTGCACCGCCAGAATCAAAAAATCCTGGCCAAGGAGCTATTGCCCTATGGGATCGGCAGCGGAGGACAGCATAGCTTCCTTAAGCTGATTCTGAGCCACCCGGGCATCACACAGGATCAGATGACTAATGAAATTAGATGCGATAAAGCAACCACCGCCCGCTCCGTGAAACATCTGGAGGCCTCGGGATATATCGAACGCCGGACCGATCCCAGGGACCGCCGTTCTTCCCTGCTGTATCCGACGGCCAAAGCGCTTGAATTCGCCCCGGTGTTCCAGTCGCTGTTAAATGATTTCAACCGCAAGCTGTCTGCGGACCTGACCGGTGAAGAAATTGACACTCTCATTACTTTGCTCCATAAGGTCACGCGGAATTCAGATCAGCTGAACGGGCAGAATTAA
- a CDS encoding PFL family protein: MSIGEVQETNKMIREMNLDVRTITMGISLMDCAHTDMKIFNRNVYDKITRSAEKLVKTGEDLERQFGVPIVNKRISVTPISIAAGAVHTDTYVPVAQILDKAAKEVGVNFIGGYSALVQKGCTKGDRILIDSIPEALAVTERVCSSVNVGSSRSGINMDAVKLMGDIIIQTAERTKDRDSIGCAKLVVFCNAVEDNPFMAGAFHGVGERECVINVGVSGPGVIKRALEEVKGQDFETLCETIKRTAFKVTRVGQLVAQEASKRLNVPFGIIDLSLAPTPEIGDSIAEIFQVMGLEEAGAPGTTAALAILNDNVKKGGVMASSYVGGLSGAFIPVSEDHGMIQAVQRGALTLEKLEAMTCVCSVGLDMIAIPGSTSKETISGIIADEAAIGMVNNKTTAVRVIPVIGKEVGEMVEFGGLLGYAPVMAVNPFNCAGFVNRGGRIPAPIHSFKN, translated from the coding sequence ATCTCAATCGGGGAAGTACAGGAAACCAATAAAATGATCCGGGAAATGAACCTGGACGTACGCACCATTACGATGGGTATCAGTCTGATGGACTGCGCTCATACGGATATGAAGATTTTCAACCGCAATGTGTATGACAAAATTACCCGCTCCGCCGAGAAGCTCGTGAAGACGGGTGAGGACCTGGAGCGTCAATTCGGCGTGCCGATCGTGAACAAACGGATTTCCGTAACTCCGATTTCCATCGCTGCCGGCGCCGTACATACCGATACTTATGTTCCTGTGGCACAAATTCTGGACAAGGCGGCCAAGGAGGTTGGCGTCAACTTCATCGGCGGATACTCCGCGCTGGTTCAGAAAGGCTGCACCAAAGGTGACCGTATCCTGATCGACAGCATCCCGGAAGCGCTGGCGGTGACAGAGCGCGTCTGCTCCTCCGTGAATGTCGGCTCCTCGCGCAGCGGCATCAACATGGACGCCGTGAAGCTGATGGGCGATATTATCATCCAGACTGCAGAGCGCACCAAAGACCGCGATTCCATCGGCTGCGCCAAGCTGGTGGTCTTCTGCAACGCCGTTGAGGACAACCCGTTCATGGCCGGAGCCTTCCACGGTGTAGGCGAACGGGAATGTGTCATTAACGTAGGCGTCAGCGGTCCCGGAGTAATTAAGCGTGCGCTGGAAGAAGTTAAGGGACAGGACTTCGAAACATTGTGCGAGACCATTAAGCGGACCGCCTTCAAGGTTACCCGCGTCGGGCAGCTCGTTGCCCAGGAAGCCTCCAAGCGGCTGAATGTGCCTTTCGGCATCATCGATCTGTCGCTGGCCCCTACGCCTGAAATCGGCGACTCCATTGCCGAGATCTTCCAGGTCATGGGTCTTGAAGAAGCGGGAGCTCCCGGCACCACGGCTGCACTGGCCATCCTCAACGACAATGTCAAAAAAGGCGGGGTCATGGCCTCCTCCTATGTCGGCGGCTTAAGCGGCGCCTTCATCCCGGTCAGCGAAGACCACGGCATGATCCAGGCTGTTCAGCGCGGTGCGCTGACACTGGAGAAGCTGGAAGCGATGACCTGCGTATGCTCCGTAGGCCTCGATATGATTGCCATTCCGGGCAGCACCAGCAAAGAGACCATCTCGGGCATTATCGCTGATGAAGCGGCGATCGGCATGGTCAACAACAAGACAACCGCTGTCCGCGTCATTCCGGTTATCGGCAAAGAGGTTGGCGAAATGGTTGAGTTCGGCGGCCTGCTGGGTTATGCACCGGTCATGGCGGTCAACCCGTTCAATTGTGCAGGCTTCGTTAACCGCGGCGGACGTATTCCTGCGCCGATTCACAGCTTCAAGAACTAG
- a CDS encoding MFS transporter produces MSSIGATYQEDAVIQKKRWIILIVLNLFTFMSTLDGSIVNIALPVLVKELQLPVAQVEWVTTGYLMAICSVILFFGKLGDIAGKIRIFKLGMIIFTIGSLLCGLSHSLPLLIAARVIQAVGASMTMANSQGIVTDIFPSTERGKALGLIGTFVSLGSIAGPSLGGIIVSTMGWEYIFWVNLPIGLIAIVLGWKVLPKDLVRVKSRIDLPGSMLFAVFIVTLFAGLLLGQQLGYGDNRILASLIAAAITFIAFLIVELRRKQPLLQLSLFKNPLFSLSIFCAFLVFVSNFCFNIIAPFYAQNMLNMSPFSAGFLLMLFPISMVIVAPLSGALSDKIGSELLTFSGLIVMVIAQFGLARLHEGSPVLLVGTWIAMLGIGSGLFGSPNNSLVMSTVPRTQLGSAGSVNSLVRNVGMVVGITVATSILFNVMSSKAGYRVTGLIEGRPDIFLSGMHVVFLTSSCICLLSALLTGWRLFSSRKAKRLSV; encoded by the coding sequence ATGAGCAGTATAGGTGCTACATACCAGGAGGATGCAGTGATCCAGAAGAAACGCTGGATTATCCTGATTGTCCTGAATTTATTTACTTTTATGTCTACTCTGGATGGAAGCATTGTTAATATTGCGCTGCCGGTGCTAGTGAAGGAGCTGCAGCTGCCGGTTGCTCAGGTTGAATGGGTGACTACAGGGTATTTGATGGCTATCTGCTCAGTCATCCTGTTCTTCGGGAAGCTGGGGGATATCGCCGGCAAGATCAGGATTTTTAAATTGGGCATGATTATATTTACCATCGGCTCCCTGCTCTGCGGGCTAAGCCACAGCCTGCCGCTGCTGATTGCGGCGCGCGTAATCCAGGCGGTTGGCGCTTCGATGACTATGGCGAACAGCCAGGGAATTGTTACGGATATTTTCCCGTCAACGGAACGCGGCAAGGCACTGGGACTGATCGGGACCTTCGTGTCGCTGGGCAGTATAGCCGGGCCGAGTCTCGGGGGAATCATTGTTTCTACTATGGGCTGGGAATATATTTTCTGGGTAAATTTACCGATTGGACTGATTGCGATTGTGCTCGGCTGGAAGGTGCTGCCGAAGGATCTGGTCCGGGTGAAGTCCAGAATCGATCTTCCCGGCAGCATGCTGTTTGCAGTCTTTATCGTAACGTTATTCGCCGGACTGCTGCTCGGCCAGCAGCTGGGATACGGGGATAACCGGATACTGGCCTCCCTGATCGCGGCAGCTATAACCTTCATTGCCTTCCTCATTGTGGAACTGCGCCGCAAGCAGCCGCTGCTCCAGCTGTCGCTATTCAAGAATCCGCTGTTCTCACTGAGTATTTTCTGTGCTTTTCTGGTGTTTGTCTCGAACTTCTGCTTCAACATTATCGCGCCGTTCTATGCGCAGAATATGCTGAATATGTCGCCCTTCAGTGCAGGCTTCCTGCTGATGCTCTTCCCGATCTCCATGGTCATAGTCGCACCGCTTAGCGGAGCGTTGTCCGACAAGATTGGTTCAGAGCTGCTGACCTTTTCCGGGCTGATCGTCATGGTCATTGCCCAGTTCGGCCTGGCCCGGCTGCATGAAGGCAGTCCGGTTCTGCTGGTCGGCACATGGATTGCGATGCTTGGAATCGGCAGTGGCTTATTCGGTTCACCGAATAACTCGCTGGTGATGTCGACCGTGCCGCGAACCCAGCTTGGTTCCGCAGGCAGTGTGAATTCACTGGTCCGCAATGTAGGAATGGTCGTGGGGATCACAGTTGCAACGTCCATACTGTTCAACGTCATGAGCAGTAAGGCTGGCTACCGGGTGACCGGACTGATCGAAGGACGCCCGGATATTTTCCTCTCGGGGATGCATGTAGTCTTCCTGACCTCGTCTTGCATCTGCCTGTTATCGGCGCTGCTGACCGGCTGGCGGCTGTTCTCGTCCCGTAAGGCTAAGAGATTGAGCGTTTAA
- a CDS encoding sigma-70 family RNA polymerase sigma factor, with translation MEELYQNYKGYAFSIAYRMLGVVADAEDAVQDTFAELQRRDRSDIHNFKAYVAKGVTNRCLNRLNSARSRRETYIGEWLPEPVSEGDDGPEAETVRKDSISYAFLVLLERLAPTERAVFVLREAFQYDYEDIAGMVGKTESNCRQIFSRAKRTLQAERTAASPDPSPGYGAVKEKLLRRFAAAFTSYDVGGMLKLLGEHPVLVADGGGQEVHTILRPMTGRKGVLALLTSRRVMHYLREWEQHYGIVNGEPGLIFTQQGEVKGVICLIPDRSGEQIQNIYLMMDPAKMSHITVAQEIPGS, from the coding sequence ATGGAGGAGTTGTATCAGAACTATAAAGGGTATGCATTCTCCATTGCCTACCGGATGTTAGGTGTGGTTGCGGATGCGGAAGATGCTGTTCAGGATACATTTGCCGAGCTCCAGCGCCGGGACCGGAGCGATATCCATAATTTCAAAGCCTATGTGGCCAAGGGCGTAACCAACCGCTGCCTGAATAGGCTGAATTCTGCGCGCAGCCGGAGAGAGACCTACATCGGGGAATGGCTGCCTGAGCCGGTCAGCGAAGGGGATGACGGACCGGAAGCAGAGACGGTGCGGAAGGATAGCATTTCTTATGCTTTTCTGGTGCTGCTGGAACGTCTGGCACCAACGGAGCGGGCCGTATTCGTACTGCGTGAGGCTTTCCAGTATGACTACGAGGATATTGCCGGGATGGTGGGCAAGACGGAGAGTAACTGCCGGCAAATCTTCAGCCGGGCGAAGCGCACGCTGCAGGCGGAGCGGACTGCTGCATCGCCTGACCCCTCTCCCGGTTACGGAGCCGTCAAAGAGAAGCTGCTGCGGCGCTTCGCGGCTGCGTTCACCTCCTATGATGTCGGCGGCATGCTGAAGCTGCTGGGGGAACATCCTGTGCTGGTTGCGGACGGCGGCGGACAGGAAGTGCATACGATTCTCCGGCCGATGACCGGACGCAAAGGCGTGCTGGCGCTGCTGACCTCGCGCAGGGTGATGCACTATCTGCGGGAATGGGAGCAGCACTATGGAATAGTCAATGGCGAGCCAGGCCTGATCTTCACCCAGCAGGGTGAGGTCAAAGGGGTGATCTGTCTGATCCCGGACCGGAGCGGCGAGCAGATCCAGAACATCTATCTGATGATGGACCCGGCCAAGATGAGCCATATTACGGTGGCCCAGGAGATACCGGGGAGTTAA
- a CDS encoding carboxymuconolactone decarboxylase family protein, giving the protein MSLRMNYREVNAPAFRAMMALEQHAGSRSKDKVLYELVKIRVSQINGCAFCLDMHAKDLMKLGNYADHILLLSVWREAPLFTEKERVLLEFAEHVTLISQAGVPPELYHKVLEHFSEEEMVDWIMAVNTINSWNRIAITTGMFPGCFS; this is encoded by the coding sequence ATGAGTCTGAGAATGAATTATCGTGAGGTTAACGCGCCGGCTTTCCGGGCAATGATGGCCCTGGAGCAGCATGCAGGAAGCCGCAGCAAGGATAAAGTACTGTATGAACTGGTCAAAATAAGGGTCTCCCAAATCAACGGCTGTGCGTTCTGTCTGGATATGCATGCCAAGGATCTGATGAAGCTGGGCAACTATGCGGATCATATTCTGCTGCTGAGTGTATGGCGTGAAGCGCCGCTATTCACAGAGAAGGAACGGGTGCTGCTGGAATTCGCCGAGCATGTGACCCTGATCAGCCAGGCAGGTGTTCCGCCGGAGCTGTATCATAAAGTATTGGAACATTTCAGCGAAGAGGAAATGGTAGACTGGATTATGGCGGTCAATACAATCAACAGCTGGAACCGGATTGCAATTACCACCGGGATGTTCCCCGGATGCTTCAGCTGA
- a CDS encoding DUF1796 family putative cysteine peptidase — MKFEEIRGGYDCIVSLGSSCEPAAHLRRRGLRVFSSPLDWVVSLSLTDVNRLLGKRFSGYMELPNMGVIDGNDVFVDNEVVQPVKSYFVKDYHYNVISVHDFPVLEGLEWSHVYPDFKQKINMRSQRLLDTLYMSRKALFIRWGSTYEEACELQMVLRTLTGGDFRILIVNGVDGLESVVDREWPLPGIASLGIPNLAGDAESWDYILDGVYLV, encoded by the coding sequence AAGAAATCAGGGGAGGATATGATTGCATCGTCAGTCTGGGAAGCTCATGTGAGCCGGCGGCCCATTTGCGCCGGAGGGGCCTCCGGGTATTCTCTTCACCACTGGATTGGGTGGTGTCTTTATCGCTTACGGATGTGAACCGGCTGCTGGGTAAACGGTTCTCGGGGTATATGGAGCTTCCGAATATGGGGGTGATCGACGGCAATGATGTGTTTGTGGACAATGAAGTCGTTCAGCCGGTCAAATCCTATTTCGTGAAGGATTATCATTATAATGTTATCTCGGTGCATGACTTTCCGGTGCTGGAGGGGCTGGAGTGGAGCCATGTCTACCCGGATTTCAAGCAAAAAATCAACATGCGCTCCCAGCGACTGCTGGACACCCTGTATATGAGCCGGAAGGCGCTGTTCATCCGCTGGGGCAGTACGTATGAGGAAGCCTGTGAGCTTCAGATGGTGCTGCGAACATTAACCGGCGGAGATTTCCGGATTCTGATTGTAAACGGTGTCGATGGTCTGGAGTCCGTGGTCGACCGTGAATGGCCGCTCCCCGGCATTGCGTCTCTCGGAATTCCAAACCTTGCAGGGGATGCGGAGAGCTGGGATTATATTCTGGATGGTGTATATCTGGTGTAG